CTCTTTACTGCAGTCTGGTATTTGTGCCCCATGTGGCCCATCAGTCAGCACTGTTGTAGAAAGACTTGACGTCACCGCTGCGTTCTGAGAGGCTGAAATTATATCCCCCAGGCCGACGCGTCGCATCCGTTGACGAAGCACCGGAAGATAGCGTCGTCGTTCAGAGACTCCTCGCTCTTCGAAATCTTCACGCTCTCCTGCAACTTGCTGAAACAGGTGCGGGCCGCGAGGAGGAGGGTCTGTCTGACCGTCTCCACACCCTAATGTGTGCGGGAGTGACCCTtccctgtgcatgtgtgggggACTGACCCAaccctgtgcatgtgtgggggACTGACCCTGCTCTGTATGAGTGTTTGGGACAGATCCCGCCctatgcatgcgtgcgtatgtgtgtgggactgACCCCgtcctgtgcgtgcgtgtggggtACTGACCCTgccctgtgcgtgcgtgtgtgtgtgtgtgtgtgtgtggaactgaCCCTGCCCTGTGCGTGCGTGGGGTACTGACCCCgtcctgtgcgtgtgtggggtaCTGACCCCGCCCTGTGCGCGCGTGTGGGGTACTGACCCCAccctgtgcgcgtgtgtggggtACTGACCCCACCCTGCACGTGTGTAGTGTACTGACGCCCTGGTGCTGGCGCGTGTCCTCAGGCCTCCGGGaagaacctgaacctgaacgaCGAGAGTCAGCACGGCCTCCTCATGCAGCTCCTCAAGCTGGCCCACAACTGCCTCAACTTCGACTTCATCGGCACCTCCACCGACGAGTCCTCCGACGACCTGTGCACGGTGCAGATCCCCACCAGCTGGAGATCAGGTGAGACTGACGAGGGCCAGGGAGCGTGCCCCCCCATGCTTTTATGTGGCTTTCCTAGTTCGACAGCACGTCCTTCAGGTGCAGCTCTTTTTGACCTCTCGACCTATGAGACCTGCTGTGGGTTTACATTGTGTCTCTGGTCTGAGTGTAGCTCTCTGAATGTATTGGTGTCTCATGAAGGGCCCTTTGCTTGTGGGCTATTCCAGCTGTAGCCTGTCATTAATGCTCTATGGCTCCTAATCATCACCAAGTCGCTGTTAGCTTTGATCGAATAATTATGCCTGTTGTGACAGGTGCTATCGTGTAGCTGTTGATATCACTGTCCCTGGCTCTGCCAGCGTTGTAGTGTCATCGAGGGGCTCTCAGTGGCTTGTTTCGCCGTGTTGACGGACTGtcgttctctctttctgtctcctcccctcttACAGCGTTCTTGGATTCCTCAACTCTGCAGCTGTTCTTTGATTTGTATCATTCCATCCCCCCGTCGCTCTCCCCACTGGTGAGTGAAGCCGGGCTGTGGTCAGTGCCacggtaacccccccccccccacccccacccctcccggtGGTCTGGCTGTTTTTCTTGTTCCCCTGACAGGCTCGTAAATTGGTCAGTCACAGGCTCGGCACTTTTAACGCTACCCTGCCgtccatctaaagagaaaaatgtATCTAATGCGTGGCTTCCTGGGGGTCATTGTCCTGGAGATAACCATCCAGAATGAACCGCTTAAGTGAATTGATTTTTTCCTGTGGCTtggaacgccccccccccaaagagaaaaaaatacccAGTCAAATATGTTTTCCAGAGACCTGCAGTCTGTCTTAGagtaagaaaacaaatacatgggTAGTCTCTGCTAGCTAATGGGTATGGCAGATGCTTTGTCAAATTCtggtatttattaatttaattacgtTGTTTTTGTCCTgcaatttttttattccagttttGAGTGTCCTCATATTTGTTGGCCCACATCATCACTGCAACATCAGCAGTCATGTCGGAGCACAGCACTACCCATGTAGGCAGACTGCAGTTACTCAAATCTACCAGAGAGGGCAGTGCAGGGACTGCCTGCCATAGACAGAACTGGCACAGTCAGAATCCAATTCCAGACCATCGAGCGAGTGACTGCCCTCAGAACGAGTGCTATATCTGTAGATACCTCCTGGCAGCCCGGGTTCAGTTTTTATATTAAGATTGAGAATGTGGGTTTTGTGAGCTCACAGACCTCTCAGAGTAGCAAAATGTGCGGAGTGTTTTtggtttcaaatgaaatgatcCACAAGCCAGTCGATCGATTCAAATGACGTCGTGgcaacaattcttttttttccgctTTGCATTACTAGAATTTTTTACTTGTCTTTCTGCTTTTGTGTCCAGGTCTTATCATGCTTAGTACAAATAGCCTCGGTTCGAAGATCCCTCTTCAACAATGCAGAAAGAGCAAAGTTCCTGTCCCATCTTGTGGATGGGGTCAAACGGATATTGGAGAACCCCCAGGTACTTTGGGATCTGAGATAGGTGTGACCGTTGATTATGTGCAAGTGCATGTTTGAAGTTGCCTAATTGCATGGGAATCCAAGGCCGGGGGCCTAAATCTGCATCTTTATGTATGAAAAGAAATGCTTCTTGAttgacctattttttttttggaataataaACGGCTTTCCTAGCACCCGTGAGGAGGTAATAAATGACTCTCCCTTGTTCTCCAGAGCTTATCGGACCCAAACAACTACCACGAATTCTGTCGACTGTTGGCGCGGCTGAAAAGCAATTACCAGCTTGGGGAGCTAGTCAAGGTGGAGAACTACCCTGAGGTCATCCGATTGATCGCCAACTTCACGGTCACAAGCCTACAGGTGAGTTATTGTGCTGGTAAAACTTAGCTGCGGTTTACCGTATTTCCGAAGATCCAGTGGCTGGTGCTTACCACTGTAGCGCACAGGCTAATATAAGGAGTGAAATTGGTCACCAGTGCTGTTGCAAGAGGATTAATCCTGGAAATAAAACTGGTCCACATtctacagtattttactgtaaaccTGGTTGTTTCAGTtagatttcatttcaattagGTAACAACAGGCAAAAATTGACAGGAAAAAGTAGCTTGATGTTGTGTGTTAGGGTTGTGAGGCACGGGTGCAGATGAATGATTTACTGTTGGTGACATTGCGCCCGCATGGTGGCCAGCTGGCATAGTTTGAGCACAAGATCATGACAAAATGAGTGATGTGGTTTAGAGCTGGAGTCTGCCCTGATACCCAGTGCTCAAGACTGCACTGGCTCCCTTCTGTAGACCATCACGATGAGGGTACAGTTAAGCCGCTCTATACTGTACGTCCGTGTATAGTTTCCCTGCTGCTGAAACTCTGTTGGGTATTCTGGATCCAGTTTCTTTTCACTTTGTAAGTGGGCCAAGCAGTTTGGCAGCCGTTTTTTATTCAAGCGtcaagatatttaaaaaaaaaaaaattttttgcgTACTTATCAACTTCAAGTACGACAGCGTGTGTTATTATTTGAAGTTCAGTGTTGAGCGGAGCTAAATTTAGTGGCTGTGAAGGAGCTACGACAGCTAACTGGCTCTTGAATTGTAAACCCAGCCTTCCTCTTCTACCTGACTGTATTGTGTGAGAGCCCTCGTCTTTATGGCCATTCCACATCTGGTAACGGGAAACGGAATGCATTCCAGCTTGAGTCTGGGTGAAGAGCCGTACAACAGGGCCTATACATGGAACTGATTAACCGCCTGCTAATAACCTTTGATTTTGCCCTTGCGTTCTGCCCCCAGCACTGGGAGTTTGCCCCCAACAGCGTGCACTACTTGCTGAGTCTGTGGCAGCGCCTGGCGGCCTCGGTGCCATACGTCAAGGCCACCGAGCCGCACCTGCTGGAGACGTACACGCCCGAGGTCACCAAGGCCTACATCACCTCCCGCCTGGAGTCTGTGCACATCATCCTCAGGTAGGGAGGCTCTCACTCTGGAACATTCTCTACATCTCCTGTTGTTGTGTCTCTGAGCCTCACTCACAAACCCACGCTACTTAGGTGAAGTGTTTTCATGCAAAGGACTTTTTTCAGGAATtaatctcatttatttatttatttatttattgatttatttatttatttaatataagcTGGAGTTGCACAATCGttgttatttaaatgaactgcattaaGAGGAATATAGCACAGTTGAGTGGCTGGGGCATTGGCAGACTTCAAGTTGGTAGCTTAAGGTTTTTACCTTCGATAAGAGGTGGCAATAAGAGAAAAGGCTGCACTTTTTAGCGATGCTTAGACTTGCACTGTCTAGACATGCATAACGAATAACCAGTGGGTGTAAGATATAAAGGGTTCAGGGAACAGATCTGGGTCATTCTCATTACACGGCTCCCGCTGAGAGCCTTAAGTTTATCAATGCGCTCATTGGTTTAATGACATTGTTTGAGCAGTTTGAAGGGTCTGTTAGCAGTGTCCAGTGAGCGTGATGGGCGTGTGTGTCCTGTTTGGCAGAGACGGGCTGGAGGACCCTCTGGACGACACGGGGctggtgcagcagcagctggaccAGCTGTCCACCATCGGGCGCTGCGAGTACGAGAAGACCTGCGCCCTGCTGGTGCAGCTGTTCGACCAGTCGGCGCAGTCCTACCAGGAGCTGCTGCAGTCCACCAACTCCAGCGCCATGGACATCGCCGTGCAGGAGggtacgagagagagagaccagcgtCTTGAGCAGCCAAGAGAAGGCCTCACGCCGATGTACTGTAGGCctacagccccctcccccatccggTTAATCTTTTATAACTCGCATTATTTCTGGGTGACTCAGTCTGACAGTTCCCTTTAATAATACATTGTATGCTGAAAGAAATGCCTTTTTAAACCCAAGGCCACtgtcatgaaaatataaatggaaaaggAATGAAACAAAGCGAGTAGCATTTAAACGGTAAGAGCAATTAGATGAGTACGCTACATGATTCAGAGGCATGCAGGAGGCGATGCTATAAAacatgcatgaaaaataaatagtgtCTGAATTCTGACCGTAGCGGAATCTTTCTGTGGCCGCAGGGCGCTTGACCTGGCTGGTGTACATTATCGGGGCGGTGATTGGCGGGCGCGTGTCTTTCGCCAGCACGGACGAGCAGGACGCTATGGATGGAGAGCTAGTGTGTCGGCAAGTAATCCGGTCTTGTGTTTCTAGCAGTccccagattttattttattttttcatttcttagaGGAGGCTGAGCCTCCTTTGTGTACGTTTAGTTTCACGTTGTAATTGGCGGTACATAGTTCTCTGGAAACGATAGGAGTATAAGAATTTAGAGGTGATACATTGGcaagtaaatgtgttttgtatagAATGGTGACTCTGCCCTTTTCTGTCGAATGGTCACGTGACCGTGAGCGCTGTCATTGGCTTGCTGTCTCCTCTCCAGGGTGTTGCAGCTAATGAATTTGACCGACTCCCGTCTGGCGCAGGCTGGCAACGAGAAACTCGAGCTGGCCATGCTCAGCTTCTTCGAGCAGTTCCGCAAAATCTACATCGGAGACCAGGTGCAAAAATCCTCAAAGGTAATTGGTTGCTTATGCTGTGTTTGTGGACAGTCATTTCACAGCGGTTCGACACTGAAGCTTATATGGGATGTGTAGAGGCATACCCTGAAACCCTTAGGTcacatgtgacatcacagctcacAAAACATCACTGATTTAACTGTTTGAAGGACAACTCTGAATGCAGCTAATGTCATATAACaattaccttttattttattttgaaagagcacaaaaatgcagtaatatttgacagggtaaaataaaatgtcatttgaatATGTTTTATCTGTGCTGTCCAGAGACTTCAAAATGTGAACATCTCAGATAAGTGGTTATGGTAGTTTATTCATGTCTGTCCCCGTTCCCTGCTATTATGGAATTTGATTTAGTCTTAGTGTTCTGTCGGCTTTGGACTTTCAACGTCACCGTTTCCTTCTTGCTTTCCTAAATTATGGGCTATAGTAAGCAGTGATTGACCTGTGGAATGAAGGGAGAAGTTTTGATAGTCCACCATGTATGATTTGTCTTATTAAAGTATTTGAACCCCTCATATTCTACACTATTTTAACCCCCTACCACTGGATCTTGTGGTTATCTCATGAGCCAGGATTGCCACAACATTGCATTGTGACAGCAGAGGACACTCAAACCAAGCATCCACAAGACTGCACTCTGACAGTTTTATTGAGGTTGTTTGGAAAGTGCGCAGTTGGCATCAGCTGTGATGGCAGTTGCACTAATTGGAGgttctgtgggtgtgtttgtgttcgggCTCCACTGACCAGCAATGACACTGATGATTCTCTCATTGCATTGAACCAAGTGAATAATTCCCATTGGAAGCTCCTCTGAAAAGCTTGTGGGCATATGCCAGCTAGATTTACTGGAGGTAATATCTTCCACTAAGTAGACTGTGTGATAAAACCTTGGCCGCATTAGCTGGCAGTTTTTATTCATGCCAAAAGGTATTAAATTTGTTTCTGGCAGAAGATTAAGAGCATTCTGTAATGCTCGATCAACACAACACCTAGATGGTTCAAATGAAATGagtcttgtttttttacccTTGATATACTATAATGgtttaaaatcttttattttcaaatcaacTGGAAAGATTGTATGGCTGTGTAGCATAGTGGTCAGGGAACGGGGCTCGGAACTCTGAGTGTAGGTGAATTTCCCAGATGGGGCATttctgttgtacccttgagcaagttacTTAATCAGACTTTCTTGAGTCCATGTcaagctgtatgaatggattgtaTGGAGGCTGTGTAAGTTGTCTGcagaatgtaatgcaatgtaatgtaattgtaatggACAAGGAGTTAACAACAAACATACAGTTAAAGACATTTCAAATTAGGATTACCTCGGAAACAGCTGAGTCCCATACTTACAGCATAAATGACTTTAAACATAACTCAAACCCTCTTGTCTGTATTAATATTGTGTCGATTTACTTTATCATCAgtgatatgttttttaaaaaatggatctAGGCTAAGCAGATGGCTGTAAATGAGAGCTCTGATTAAACACAAGCTTTATCATGCTTATATTTAGCTACCTCTTGGCAGTCTTCGGGTCCTGGTTGACCTGGATCATGGCTCAAGTTTCTCAAGAACTTTAGAGTATGGTACATGTTAGTGCAGAggtatttcttttaaatatgtGTTCGACAATCTGTTTCAGATTATCTCCTGGCTGTTGGTTCTGATTCAATTTTAGCTTGCGAAACCTGAAATGGAACATATATCAATTTCGTTTTAAAGGAAAGTTCACCCCATTTGCTCACAAACATGTGTTAATGCTTGCGTTTATAGTTGTAAAATATGGCTTGATCCAtatgttatgaaatgttttggaTTTTGAAATTTTGTCGTGCTCACAAAAGTGGTTTTCCGATTTGGCACTGTAGCACAATTTCCATCAGATGTTTCATCAAAATCTCTTTGGCATTGGCAAAGAGTTTGCAATGGCTTGTGAAATCTTGAAGTCATCGGTTTAAAATCATAGTACAAATACATCATCAAATTTTTACATACCATAAAAATTAGGTGAACATGTCAGTTCACGTATATGATAAAATCATTATGTGACCCTTAATAAGGTCAAATCAGTGGAAATTAAGCACACGGATAAAAATGACAGATGTGTATAGTTTAATATGTAGAGCTGTACGATGTGGTGTAAATCTTTGTGGAGTTTCTCATTTAGATCTTTTGTCTCTGTTCCTCAGCTTTATCGCCGTCTCAGTGAGGTCCTTGGCTTGAACGACGAAACCATGGTGCTAAGCGTCTTCATCGGGAAAATGTGTGTAGAGCAAAACTTCATCTCCCACGATGCATTGTTTCAGTGAATACACCTCTTAGCTGGAAGCTGTTGTTTCAGCTATGGATTGATTAGAGTGTATAGAAGTtggtatatatatttatcagtCTCTTAAGCATCATTTCTTATTTGCTCCTTTATGCAAACAGACATGCTTACATCATTTTAGAGAATGTTGTTTACAGATATTTTGCTGTTTGCCATAAAACTAATGGTTTTGCATCTTGTGTAGAATCACTAATCTGAAGTACTGGGGAAGATGTGAACCCATTACCTCCAAGACCCTTCAGCTTCTCAACGACCTCTCCATTGGATATCCTTTTTACTGTCCGCTTGGCTGCCTCCCCTCACATTTACGTCCTACCTTCAACTTTCACCTTTCATTCAAACGTGAAGTATGCACTTCACTCCGAGGGTACGGAAAGGTTACTCTCACAGTATATGTGTGACATACTTAAAAGAGCTCTATCCGCTTTGTCCAGTCATGAGTTAGCCTTATTTCTAACCTGTAAATACTCATTTTATTGCCTCTTTATATTTCACGGTGTGCCCGTTAGGCATCTATTCTCTTTTTTGACGTTAGGCtttagtgttttttgtgtgtgtcagtactaCACTTCTCCTTGACTCTCAGTGTACCTACAGCAGCGTGAGAAAGCTGGTGAAACTCAGCGCTGTCCAGTTCATGCTGAACAACCACACGGTAAGTGCCAGCCTGACGCCTTCACACTTCCTCACACTCACTTTTAGAATAATGGAAGGCAAGTGACTGAGAaaaaagtgtgagtgtgaattgTGGTATCTCACTTtttattgtcttgtttttttttgtgtttgtctgaaCAGAGCGAGCACTTTTCCTTCCTGGGCCTTAACAATCAGTCAAACCTCAGTGACATGAGGTGTCGGACAACTTTCTACACTGCACTGGGGCGTCTGCTGATGGTGGACCTGGGTGAGAAGCAGTGAATGTGTATCTCCTGTACTGCTGCTCCAACTGGACTCCCTGAGGTCATAGGCTCAGTGTTTAATTTTATCTCATCTTGCACTGCTTTTTTGTTTAACGCTTTAGTCATTatatttctggatttttttggctggactgatGTGAGTTGAGATAGTGAAATAGATGTGTCCCATTGTTCGCTGGAAGCACATTGGAAGAACTTGCCGACTGCTGTGtgactcacctgtctgtctgtctgtctgtctgggtcTTGGTCTGCAGGTGAAGATGAGGACCAGTTTGAGCAGTTCATGTTGCCCTTGACTGCTGCTTTTGAAGCTGTAGCACAGATGTTCAGCACCAACACTTTCAACGAGCAAGAAGCAAAAGTGAGTGTCGAGCGACCACGGATTAGTCTGACTAACCAGTTCTGTTTCTCCACTGAATTAACTTCTCAGAGTTGTGTTTGACTTCTTCCTCGTTGTCCTGTGTGTCAGATAATTGCTGTTTACTTTTCAGAGAACTTTGGTGGGCCTTGTGAGAGATTTAAGAGGGATTGCCTTTGCCTTCACTGCTAAGACCAGCTTCATGATGCTGTTTGACTGGATGTATCCTTTCAGTGTCCAGTGGCGTACACACTTCAAACAGAGTTTGGTGTGTGGTCTTCAACCGGTTCTTTTTCAAACTCTGAGCCGTCTAATGATGTTGTTCAGAGGGTTGACTCGACGGGGGTGGGAATCTGTCtttgttttggtcattttcTCAGCATGATTTTCCTCAGCCTCTGCTACCGTCAGTTACCCCTCCTACATGCCCATCCTGCAGAGGGCCATTGAGCTGTGGTACcacgtcccagcatgcaccacacCGGTGCTCAAACTGATGGCGGAGCTCGTTCACAACAGGTGTGATTGTCCTTGTTCATGTGAAGGAAGTGTGTAAATGTTATCTTGCCCTGTCTCTTAAATTGGTGTATGGAGAGCACCTGCAATGCAGCAGTGGGATCCAAGTGCTGTGTCAAAGCATATTCATTGTTCTGTAGGTGTGGACCCACAGATTCCAGTAGTGAATttacaaatgattatttttatgtaaatgtacacTTCCTACTTACAGCCTTTAAATCTTGTAGGTCACAGAGGTTACAGTTTGACGTTTCATCACCCAATGGAATCCTGCTTTTCAGAGAAACCAGCAAGATGATCACTACATACGGTAGATATGACGgcacaaatttaattttctcAAGGGCATGCATTCGTAAATTTGTGTTGTAAACCTTTATGAAAAGAAGGCACGGTCAAGGCTTGACACCAGTGAGGTTGTATTGTGTTCAGGAAATtagctatttctttttttttagttctgctTGGTATTCAATGTGCAAAGTGCAATTGTCTCTTAGTGGATTGATAGCTGACCTTGAGAAAGATGGTTAACATCAATTGGTGAAATTAATATCTGACAGTATGAGTCAGTAATATAAAAAAAGTATGTTCAATTGGTAAGACCTAGATTATAA
This region of Anguilla rostrata isolate EN2019 chromosome 8, ASM1855537v3, whole genome shotgun sequence genomic DNA includes:
- the LOC135261289 gene encoding exportin-7-like; this translates as MADHVQSLAQLEILCKQLYETTDTTIRLQAEKALVEFTNSPDCLSKCQLLLERGSSSYSQLLAATCLSKLVSRTTNPLPLEQRIDIRNYVLNYLATRPKLAAFVTQALIQLYARITKLGWFDCQKEDYVFRNVIADVTRFLQDSVEHCIIGVTILSQLTNEINQADASHPLTKHRKIASSFRDSSLFEIFTLSCNLLKQASGKNLNLNDESQHGLLMQLLKLAHNCLNFDFIGTSTDESSDDLCTVQIPTSWRSAFLDSSTLQLFFDLYHSIPPSLSPLVLSCLVQIASVRRSLFNNAERAKFLSHLVDGVKRILENPQSLSDPNNYHEFCRLLARLKSNYQLGELVKVENYPEVIRLIANFTVTSLQHWEFAPNSVHYLLSLWQRLAASVPYVKATEPHLLETYTPEVTKAYITSRLESVHIILRDGLEDPLDDTGLVQQQLDQLSTIGRCEYEKTCALLVQLFDQSAQSYQELLQSTNSSAMDIAVQEGRLTWLVYIIGAVIGGRVSFASTDEQDAMDGELVCRVLQLMNLTDSRLAQAGNEKLELAMLSFFEQFRKIYIGDQVQKSSKLYRRLSEVLGLNDETMVLSVFIGKIITNLKYWGRCEPITSKTLQLLNDLSIGYSSVRKLVKLSAVQFMLNNHTSEHFSFLGLNNQSNLSDMRCRTTFYTALGRLLMVDLGEDEDQFEQFMLPLTAAFEAVAQMFSTNTFNEQEAKRTLVGLVRDLRGIAFAFTAKTSFMMLFDWIYPSYMPILQRAIELWYHVPACTTPVLKLMAELVHNRSQRLQFDVSSPNGILLFRETSKMITTYGNRILTIGEVPKDQVYALKLKGISTCFSMLKAVLSGNYVNFGVFRLYGDDALDNALQTFIKLLLSIPQSDLLDYPKLSQSYYSLLEVLTQDHMNFIASLEPHVIMYILSSISEGLTALDTMVCTGCCSSLDHIVTYLFKQLSRSTKKRAAPLPQESDRFLHIMQQHPEMIQQMLSTVLNIIIFEDCRNQWSMSRPLLGLILLNEKYFAELRNSIVNSQPPEKQQAMHLCFENLMEGIERNLLTKNRDRFTQNLSVFRREVNDSMKNSTYGVNSNDMMS